From the genome of Spinacia oleracea cultivar Varoflay chromosome 2, BTI_SOV_V1, whole genome shotgun sequence, one region includes:
- the LOC110786725 gene encoding rho GTPase-activating protein 5, with protein sequence MTLLFRSMSCRLGCDSANSPTSSSVWEQEGEYEETEEDEEYDFEEEEDDEIEGFEGPISTPLIGPLYDKSNSRREKENESGNGQFPILAFMAAALRKSLLVTCSVEREDSTNVSSLEISCPTNVRHISHVTFDRFKGFLGLPDEFQHDILKRVPSASASVFGVSPQSMQCSIDERGNSVPTILVMMQKRLYKDGGLEAEGIFRINAENSHEESVRNQLNKGVVPQAIDVHCLAGLIKAWFRELPKGVLDCLTPEQVMHCNTEDQCTQLVKLLPPMEAALLDWAINLMADVVQNEHHNKMNARNIAMVFAPNMTQMADPLTALIHAVQVMNFLKTLIMKTVQSRENAAAEKARMMSSCSDSPNTISSNPHKSISIGELIFEKQQDDDNNNNNNNNNNNNNTSGSDQVHSIKFMRSVTLDDEFSPEKKHRKSQEKSNERIAYCSISHDSSPVAAISGDEDREVEGILERLKFRNGVKKLCRHPVFQLSKPTKKTAELGIVNSR encoded by the exons ATGACCCTTCTGTTTCGATCCATGTCTTGTCGACTCGGCTGCGACTCGGCTAACTCGCCAACGAGTTCCTCTGTTTGGGAACAAGAAGGCGAATATGAAGAAACAGAGGAAGACGAAGAGTATgattttgaagaagaagaagatgatgaaattGAGGGTTTTGAGGGCCCGATATCAACCCCATTGATAGGCCCATTATATGATAAGAGTAatagtaggagagagaaagagaatgaAAGTGGAAATGGGCAGTTTCCAATTCTTGCATTTATGGCGGCGGCGCTTAGGAAATCACTCCTTGTAACTTGTAGTGTGGAGAGAGAAGATAGTACAAATGTTTCATCCTTGGAAATTAGTTGTCCTACAAATGTCAGACATATTTCCCATGTTACTTTTGATCGCTTCAAGGGTTTCCTCGGTTTACCCGATGAATTTCAGCATGATATCCTTAAACGGGTTCCTAGTGCAAG TGCAAGTGTGTTTGGTGTTTCTCCTCAGTCGATGCAGTGTTCTATTGACGAGAGAGGAAATAGTGTGCCGACTATACTTGTAATGATGCAAAAGCGCCTGTATAAGGACGGAGGCCTTGAA GCAGAAGGAATATTTCGAATCAATGCTGAAAATAGCCATGAAGAGAGTGTTCGGAATCAATTGAACAAAGGGGTTGTTCCACAGGCAATTGATGTTCATTGTTTGGCTGGACTAATTAAG GCGTGGTTTAGAGAACTGCCAAAAGGAGTGCTTGATTGTCTTACACCAGAACAAGTAATGCACTGCAATACAGAAGATCAGTGCACTCAACTTGTGAAACTTCTTCCACCAATGGAAGCTGCACTCCTTGACTGGGCCATTAATTTGATGGCAGACGTCGTGCAGAATGAACATCATAACAAGATGAATGCAAGGAACATTGCCATGGTCTTTGCCCCAAACATGACTCAG ATGGCTGATCCATTAACAGCACTGATCCACGCCGTACAAGTGATGAATTTTCTCAAAACTTTGATCATGAAAACTGTCCAATCAAGGGAAAACGCTGCTGCAGAGAAAGCAAGGATGATGTCATCATGCTCGGACTCCCCGAACACAATTAGCAGCAATCCACACAAGTCCATCTCAATCGGAGAACTGATTTTTGAGAAGCAGCAAGAcgacgacaacaacaacaacaacaacaacaacaacaacaacaacaacaccagtGGTAGTGATCAAGTGCACAGCATAAAGTTTATGAGAAGTGTAACTTTAGACGACGAATTCAGTCCTGaaaaaaaacatagaaaatctCAGGAGAAAAGCAATGAAAGAATCGCATATTGCTCGATTTCGCATGACAGTTCTCCAGTGGCTGCCATATCAGGAGATGAAGATAGAGAAGTGGAAGGGATATTGGAAAGATTAAAATTCAGAAATGGGGTGAAAAAACTTTGCAGGCATCCTGTTTTCCAGTTGAGTAAACCTACCAAAAAAACAGCTGAACTTGGGATTGTAAATAGTAGATGA